ctaaaaaaaataaagtatttaattcatttaaatttagtCACGTTTTTCCCCCTAAAAAAGGTTATTAAGCATCATTATGATTAGTGCTATTATTGGTGGAAGATTCAGTGCTATCTCTATTACCAGTACTTTGATCAATATCTGTATTAGACTCGGTAGCTGCCCTGTTAGCCCTATTTCTAGCTATACTTTCTTTAATCATTTTATTCAACTCACTTGTACTAGTAAAACTGTTATCATTATGTGCATTATTTTCAGTTAAGTTGGTATTTGTTCTCCTATTTATCAACGGAGATCTAATGTCAGATGATGAAACGTTACTAACATTAGATGTGCGATTGGTAGCACTGTTCAATGATTCACTTGTGTTAAGGTTCACAGTTTCGATTCCAGTTTCTGTCCTGTAGCTGGCTAATCCGCTTCCAAATAATTGATCTGCAACATTTAATCTGTTCCTTACATTTTCTAATACATGTCTTAAGGAAGAAACCGCATCTCTGTTACCATTTgtattactattaccagcactgtcattattattattattattattattgttgttggtgttgttggtgttggtagtagtagtggtagtagtagtagttctggtatcattattaatgttaTCTTCATTGGTAGCAATAGCATGGCTAGTGGTATTATTGGTAgtgtcattattattattattattattattactattactattactactaGGAGCAACAGTGGTATCACTCATAGTAGTATTGTttgtactattattgttgctagagacattattatcttcattattttcactGACACCACTAGTGCTGCTAGTGTTGCGATTCCTTACATCGCTATTCTCTAGgttagtattattgttggtgtCGGATTGTCCCGTACTTCTAAGATTGTTAGCACCAAACAGGGTATCTAAAGTTCtggtaataaaatttcttgCCTGATTTAAAGCAGCTATGTCCATACCACTGCCAGTATTAGTGTTATTGCcactatcattattagtacTAGTGGTATTGGCAGCCGCAGTCACAACATTAgcagtattattagtacCAGTAATGCCAGTAGCAGCATTATGATTTCTTCTTGGAAGAGTAATAGTTCTCAATCCTGTTAAAGGTAAAGTTGATGATGATGCAGTAATACTTCTCCTTAACGGATGGTAttgatgttgttgttgaggTGCAtgtaaaatcaaaaaattcgGCATAACCCTATTTGTGTTGCTATCATTTCTCTGAACAGGAGTATTTCTGGACTGTGGTTCTGTCGTATTACTGCTGTTTTCATTAACATTGGCATCAGGGCTATTATTGGTGGTAGTATTATCATTGCCGTTAGGAGCTGTGGTTGTAGTGGTGGTGGTTgtagtagtagtggtaGTTGTAGTGGTATTAGCAGGATTAGGCccatataataattgtcTAACTGTTTCAAAAGACATGTTGTCATCTTCGCGGATATTATCCTCAGAGCGGATTAAATTATCGGGTTCAACAATTTTGGATCTACAAATAGGACATGAATTATGTTCTTTAGTCCATTCATAAATACATTCCCTACCAAAAACGTGGCCGCAAGGCAAACCAGTGGGACAATGATCATATACTGGTTCAACAGGAGGTTTTTTAGTGGTTTCAGTTCcaacattattactattggtaACTCCTAAtgaattttcattttcgtGTTGGTTAGCGTGTTGGTTAGGGTGTTCGTTAGCATGTTCGTTAGCGTTCCCATTTCCATTCCCACTTGCGTCTACATGCTCTTCTCTCACTTCTCCCTGTTGTTCATCtactttatattttttggtaCTATTATTTCCCTTATTATCATGTTCTTCATCCGAAtgacttctttttttcaaattctcCTTGTGCTCCTCTAAATCTTCATAGCAAATACTGCACAGTCGATCTTCTTTTCTCAAATcgcttaattttttaatgggtAGCTTTTCAAAagcttcttttttcaaaccATAAACTCTACGAAAAGATCTAGTTAATCTGTTCATAGCAATCTGTGCGGCCATTTGCATAATATCGTTAAATCCCTCTGGTGATGTATTTTGTGGCAAATCTGtgaaatttaaataaaaagtacCCGCTCTTGGCGTACGTGTAGCAAAATTTACTATTGCAggattgttattattattcgcATTGTCTCCAGTCTCATgagcattattattgttattattattgttttcagTGGTGTTTTcaacatcatcatcttccgCTTGTACTACATAATTAATAGCTACCACTACGTTATTGGTAATATTCATGGGAACATTTGGTCTATCACCAGCTGTATTAGtattttctctttcatTGTTGTTGCCACTGTTGTTAGCATCATCAGAattgccattattatttgctaaactcatct
This Saccharomycodes ludwigii strain NBRC 1722 chromosome II, whole genome shotgun sequence DNA region includes the following protein-coding sequences:
- the SAN1 gene encoding ubiquitin-protein ligase SAN1 (similar to Saccharomyces cerevisiae YDR143C | SAN1 | Sir Antagonist), which encodes MSLANNNGNSDDANNSGNNNERENTNTAGDRPNVPMNITNNVVVAINYVVQAEDDDVENTTENNNNNNNNAHETGDNANNNNNPAIVNFATRTPRAGTFYLNFTDLPQNTSPEGFNDIMQMAAQIAMNRLTRSFRRVYGLKKEAFEKLPIKKLSDLRKEDRLCSICYEDLEEHKENLKKRSHSDEEHDNKGNNSTKKYKVDEQQGEVREEHVDASGNGNGNANEHANEHPNQHANQHENENSLGVTNSNNVGTETTKKPPVEPVYDHCPTGLPCGHVFGRECIYEWTKEHNSCPICRSKIVEPDNLIRSEDNIREDDNMSFETVRQLLYGPNPANTTTTTTTTTTTTTTTTAPNGNDNTTTNNSPDANVNENSSNTTEPQSRNTPVQRNDSNTNRVMPNFLILHAPQQQHQYHPLRRSITASSSTLPLTGLRTITLPRRNHNAATGITGTNNTANVVTAAANTTSTNNDSGNNTNTGSGMDIAALNQARNFITRTLDTLFGANNLRSTGQSDTNNNTNLENSDVRNRNTSSTSGVSENNEDNNVSSNNNSTNNTTMSDTTVAPSSNSNSNNNNNNNNDTTNNTTSHAIATNEDNINNDTRTTTTTTTTTNTNNTNNNNNNNNNNDSAGNSNTNGNRDAVSSLRHVLENVRNRLNVADQLFGSGLASYRTETGIETVNLNTSESLNSATNRTSNVSNVSSSDIRSPLINRRTNTNLTENNAHNDNSFTSTSELNKMIKESIARNRANRAATESNTDIDQSTGNRDSTESSTNNSTNHNDA